From a region of the Synechococcus sp. PCC 7502 genome:
- a CDS encoding magnesium chelatase subunit H has translation MLTSVKPTTRHIAPNLQNDNRALMKVVYVVLEPQYQSALSGAIASINKNNPSLVIEVNGYLIEELRQPEAYEAFKADVATANIFIGSLIFIEDLANKVVDAVAPHRDRLDVCIVFPSMPQVMRLNKMGSFSMENLGQSKSAIAQFMRKRKEKSGSSFQDSMLKVVQTLPKILKYMPMDKAQDARNFMLSFQYWLGGSEENIKNFLLMLAKNYLPAGSKSITVADPVTYLDMGIWHPMAPKMFDDINEYLNWFNARRDISADIKDPLAPCIGLVCARSHIVTGDDAHYVAVVQEMESKGARVIPVFAGGLDFSKPVDAYFYGKDGKCLVDSVVSLTGFALVGGPARQDHPKAVAALEKLNRPYMVALPLVFQSTEEWQDSDLGLHPVQVALQVALPELDGAMDPIVMSGRDEMTGRAIALSDRVEMIANRAIKWGTLRRKPRLEKKIAITIFSFPPDKGNIGTAAYLDVFASIHKVIKALAGNGYDVQDIPADANALMQDILHNPNAMAGSPELNIAAKLSVRDYEENTPYCDRITEQWGAPPGHLNSDGQSLLIYGKHYGNVFVGVQPTFGYEGDPMRLLFSKSASPHHGFAAYYTYLNQIWKADAVLHFGTHGSLEFMPGKQIGLSGECYPDNLIGALPNIYYYAVNNPSEATIAKRRGYATTISYLTPAPENAGLHRGLKELSELIGSYKELRLGNRGVSIVNTIMDKVRLVNLDQDVDLGDLDAKDMSLEERDNIVGQVYNKLMEVESRVLPCGLHVVGEAPKLEDITDVLSSIASFDRPEDNVKSLLRIIAESIGRDLEQIYKSSDKGNYADVELLATMKATTNKAVGALVKAKADVDGRISKLSVLNFLNMGKVEPWIESLKSSGYEKVNKDEIKPLFEFLEFCLKQIIADNELGGLIKALEGEYILPSPGGDPIRNPNVLPTGKNMHALDPQSIPTSAAVQAAQVVVERLLERQKADNNGNYPETIALVLWGTDNIKTYGESLAQVLWMVGVKPLPDALGRVNRLELVSLEELGRPRIDVVVNCSGVFRDLFINQMDLLDRAVRMAAEADEPLEMNFVRKHAIAQAEELGISTRQAATRVFSNASGSYSSNVNLAVENSTWEKEEELQEMYLARKSFAFGSEVSNTQQRQIYESALKSVDVTFQNLDSSEISLTDVSHYFDSDPTKLVASLRKDGKQPSAYMADTTTANAQVRTLSETVRLDSRTKLLNPKWYEGMLNHGYEGVREISKRLVNTMGWSATAGAVDNWVYEDVNDVYVKDAEMRDRLKNMNPHSFRKIVGTLLEVNGRGYWETSDQNLEMLRDLYQELEDRIEGVE, from the coding sequence ATGCTCACTTCTGTGAAACCTACGACCAGACACATTGCCCCCAATTTACAAAACGATAATCGGGCACTTATGAAAGTCGTCTATGTTGTATTAGAACCACAATATCAAAGTGCTTTGAGTGGAGCGATCGCCTCAATTAATAAAAATAATCCTAGCCTAGTGATTGAAGTCAATGGCTATTTAATTGAAGAATTACGCCAACCTGAGGCTTATGAGGCATTTAAGGCTGATGTTGCCACTGCCAATATATTTATCGGTTCGTTAATTTTTATCGAGGATTTAGCAAATAAAGTTGTAGATGCCGTTGCCCCTCACCGCGATCGCCTTGATGTTTGTATCGTTTTCCCTTCTATGCCCCAGGTCATGCGCCTGAATAAAATGGGTAGCTTTAGTATGGAAAATTTAGGGCAGTCCAAAAGTGCGATCGCCCAGTTCATGCGTAAGCGTAAAGAGAAATCGGGTAGCTCCTTCCAAGACAGCATGCTCAAGGTTGTCCAGACTCTACCCAAGATTCTCAAATATATGCCGATGGATAAGGCGCAGGATGCTCGTAACTTTATGTTGAGCTTTCAGTACTGGCTGGGTGGATCGGAAGAGAATATTAAAAACTTCCTATTAATGCTGGCAAAGAATTATCTCCCTGCTGGTTCTAAATCCATCACTGTAGCCGATCCTGTCACCTATTTAGATATGGGAATTTGGCATCCTATGGCTCCAAAAATGTTTGACGACATTAATGAATATCTAAACTGGTTCAATGCCCGTCGGGATATTTCTGCGGATATTAAAGACCCCTTAGCACCTTGCATCGGTTTGGTTTGCGCCCGTAGCCATATTGTCACTGGAGATGACGCCCATTATGTGGCAGTGGTTCAAGAAATGGAATCAAAAGGAGCTAGAGTAATTCCCGTATTTGCAGGCGGCTTAGACTTCTCTAAACCAGTGGATGCCTATTTCTACGGCAAAGATGGCAAGTGCCTAGTCGATAGTGTAGTCTCACTTACAGGTTTTGCGCTCGTGGGCGGACCCGCACGGCAGGATCATCCTAAGGCAGTTGCTGCCCTGGAAAAATTAAACCGTCCCTACATGGTGGCGTTACCCCTCGTCTTCCAAAGCACTGAAGAATGGCAAGATAGTGATTTGGGCTTACATCCTGTGCAAGTGGCTTTACAGGTTGCTCTTCCTGAACTAGATGGAGCTATGGATCCAATTGTCATGTCTGGGCGGGATGAAATGACAGGCAGAGCGATCGCCCTATCAGATCGGGTAGAAATGATTGCTAATCGTGCCATTAAGTGGGGAACCCTACGCCGCAAGCCTAGATTAGAGAAAAAGATTGCAATTACGATTTTTAGCTTCCCCCCAGACAAGGGCAATATTGGCACAGCCGCCTACTTAGATGTATTTGCCTCCATCCATAAAGTAATCAAGGCTCTAGCAGGTAACGGTTATGACGTGCAAGATATTCCCGCCGATGCCAATGCCTTAATGCAGGATATTCTCCATAATCCCAATGCCATGGCTGGTAGCCCCGAATTAAATATTGCCGCCAAGCTTTCTGTTCGTGATTATGAAGAAAATACTCCCTATTGCGATCGCATTACCGAACAATGGGGCGCACCTCCAGGGCATCTTAACTCCGATGGGCAGAGCCTTTTGATCTACGGTAAGCATTACGGCAATGTATTTGTCGGTGTGCAACCCACCTTTGGCTACGAAGGCGATCCCATGCGCTTACTTTTCAGTAAATCAGCTTCACCCCACCACGGATTTGCAGCTTACTACACCTATCTCAATCAAATTTGGAAGGCTGATGCGGTTCTACACTTTGGTACCCATGGATCGCTGGAATTCATGCCTGGCAAGCAGATTGGGCTTTCAGGTGAATGCTATCCCGATAACTTAATTGGAGCCTTACCCAATATCTATTACTACGCTGTTAATAATCCTTCCGAAGCGACGATCGCCAAGCGCAGAGGTTATGCCACTACCATCAGTTATCTCACTCCTGCTCCCGAAAATGCAGGCTTACACCGAGGCTTAAAGGAACTGAGCGAATTAATTGGCTCCTATAAGGAACTACGTCTAGGTAATCGTGGGGTTTCCATCGTCAATACGATTATGGATAAGGTACGGTTAGTAAATCTCGATCAAGATGTGGATTTAGGCGATCTAGATGCTAAGGATATGAGCCTCGAAGAACGTGACAACATTGTCGGTCAGGTTTATAACAAACTAATGGAAGTGGAATCAAGGGTTCTACCTTGTGGACTGCACGTTGTCGGTGAAGCTCCAAAACTTGAAGATATTACGGATGTGCTTTCCAGCATTGCCAGTTTTGATCGCCCTGAAGATAATGTCAAATCTCTATTACGGATTATTGCCGAAAGTATTGGACGAGATTTAGAACAAATCTATAAATCCAGTGATAAAGGCAACTATGCTGATGTGGAACTGTTAGCAACAATGAAAGCTACAACCAATAAGGCAGTGGGAGCATTAGTCAAAGCTAAAGCTGATGTGGACGGGCGCATTTCCAAGCTATCAGTGCTGAACTTCCTGAATATGGGTAAAGTGGAGCCTTGGATTGAATCTTTAAAATCCTCAGGTTATGAAAAAGTCAATAAGGATGAAATCAAGCCCTTATTTGAATTTTTAGAATTTTGCTTGAAACAAATCATTGCTGATAATGAACTTGGTGGCTTGATTAAGGCTTTAGAAGGTGAATATATCCTGCCTAGTCCTGGTGGCGATCCCATCCGAAATCCCAACGTGCTGCCTACGGGTAAAAATATGCACGCCCTTGATCCTCAGTCAATTCCCACCAGTGCTGCGGTACAAGCTGCTCAAGTCGTAGTGGAAAGACTACTGGAACGCCAAAAAGCTGATAACAATGGCAATTACCCGGAAACGATCGCCCTAGTACTTTGGGGGACTGATAATATCAAAACCTATGGTGAATCCTTAGCACAAGTGCTGTGGATGGTGGGGGTCAAGCCTTTGCCTGATGCCCTTGGTCGTGTGAATAGATTGGAATTAGTTTCCTTAGAAGAATTAGGTCGCCCTCGTATTGATGTTGTCGTTAATTGCTCAGGCGTATTCCGTGATTTATTCATCAATCAAATGGATTTACTAGATCGGGCTGTGAGAATGGCAGCAGAAGCTGATGAACCCCTTGAGATGAATTTTGTTCGTAAGCATGCGATCGCCCAAGCAGAAGAACTAGGAATTAGTACCCGTCAAGCGGCAACTAGGGTATTTAGTAATGCTTCGGGTTCCTATTCATCTAATGTCAACCTTGCTGTAGAGAATAGCACTTGGGAAAAGGAAGAAGAACTACAAGAGATGTATCTAGCTCGTAAGTCCTTCGCCTTCGGTTCTGAGGTTAGCAATACCCAACAACGCCAAATCTATGAGTCGGCACTCAAGTCTGTAGATGTCACTTTCCAAAACCTTGACTCTTCGGAAATTAGTTTAACCGATGTCTCGCACTACTTTGATTCGGATCCAACCAAGCTTGTAGCTAGTCTGCGTAAGGATGGTAAGCAACCCAGTGCTTACATGGCAGATACGACTACGGCGAATGCTCAAGTGCGAACTCTTTCTGAAACTGTGCGTTTAGATTCCCGAACTAAGCTGCTCAATCCCAAGTGGTACGAAGGCATGCTCAATCATGGCTACGAAGGAGTCAGAGAAATCTCCAAACGCCTTGTTAATACTATGGGTTGGTCGGCAACGGCTGGTGCTGTAGATAACTGGGTCTATGAAGATGTCAATGATGTCTATGTTAAAGATGCGGAAATGCGCGATCGCCTCAAAAACATGAATCCTCACTCTTTCCGTAAGATTGTTGGCACTCTATTAGAAGTGAACGGTAGAGGTTATTGGGAAACCAGTGACCAAAACTTGGAAATGCTGCGTGACTTGTATCAAGAGCTGGAAGACCGTATTGAAGGTGTAGAGTAA
- a CDS encoding hybrid sensor histidine kinase/response regulator produces MNTEQQQQRIMGYFIEEAKDHLNTIEQGVLNLQDVLLDTEMTNEMFRAAHSIKGGAAMLGVVSVQHISHRLEDYFKILQEHNNIQVDERLKSLFLAGFDRLQELIEQLETNYKISDELASSALESVKPIFIELESYLNRLVEGDAADSSDNLVSTFQSQVANKLRDMLQLFKQDDTAGSRRELENICSDLLTIGNNLNLHNWSQLILTSKAAIAFEDNSYRVLAPVIIKDTKYAQDLVLQGKDSDITISPELQALIPTTAPIASFNDDDDITVFMDNISDFDSSDVSMDDLFSDAGLEYSNESNSDFDDLSDLFESVSAIADEETGDLSITETETINSPESSADFNFETFNLSSDIPQDAGFEDLGLEDLLQDTITDTAEVSLPEQDISTGFSDDDLGLEDFFSATDENNLESLQSIDAGAWSGDITESSEPIDDFINEFSMVTEATEAGDNEIVTDQASELNLDNLVSDDSIEEPEESVDFGEFELTAEEPSITSAEFSNDSIEEPEESVDFNEFELTIEEPSITSAEFSDDSIEEPEESVDFNEFELTTEEPSITSAEVSNDGIEEPEESVDFNEFELTIEQPSITSAEVSNDSIEEPEESVDFNEFELTIEEPSITSAEFSDDSIEEPEESVDFNEFELTTEEPSITSAEFSNVDLAEPTTEITSTSELDELEIISAEPIQESVSESSPISFDELETLIETPPPVPVKKAANDDFDDLEALLRDSGEAGGIGVKVSKRPVAAKRQTSKIISQTMKVDVKHLDSLNNLVGELVVNRNLLDQDQEKMQQFLANLLTQVQLLSDASQKMRDQYDRSLLESSLVATREQSRVSTALMQSRLDSDSRSRSTSTDFDSIELDRFSDFHALSQEIIELIVRVRESASDIEFVVGETEQVTRQLGVITNQVQDDLKQSRMVPFAQIADRLPRAVRDLAIKTGKEADIDIRGRETLIDKAILEQLYDPMTHLVSNAIVHGLEDVNTRLSAGKSAKGMITVRAYHQGNQTIISVSDDGAGIDIERVKRSAVAKGVRTEEEVNHLTDDEVFELLFEAGFSTKSQADEFAGRGVGLDVVNSALNDIRGSIFTESILGQGTTFTIRLPLTLSISKAMLCVSNRTRIAFPVDGFEDMVEVPQNQIFTNPQGQSCLTWRNTTLPFQPLSDLLTYTRQVSRSSIYNKLEDDVISIIVLRNDTGYLALQVDQFLGEGEIVIKQLEGPIPKPVGIAGATILGDGRVMAIANVLELFDIASGRLKPSYAAPEAPVPDADETTDPTVLIVDDSITVRELLSLTFSKVGYRVEQAKDGKDAWEKLRAGMQCNLIFCDIEMPRMDGLELLSRLQKDEFLSKIPVAMLTSRGTDRHRNAAKELGAKGYFTKPYLEEEVITASKRLLKGEALV; encoded by the coding sequence ATGAACACAGAACAACAGCAACAACGTATTATGGGCTACTTCATTGAGGAAGCCAAGGATCACCTTAATACTATTGAACAAGGCGTACTGAATCTTCAGGATGTTTTGCTGGATACAGAAATGACCAATGAGATGTTTCGGGCAGCTCACTCCATTAAAGGTGGTGCCGCAATGTTGGGTGTTGTGAGTGTGCAACATATATCCCACAGGTTGGAAGATTACTTTAAGATTCTTCAAGAGCATAATAATATTCAGGTTGACGAAAGATTAAAGAGCTTATTTTTGGCTGGCTTTGATCGCCTACAGGAACTTATTGAGCAATTAGAGACTAACTATAAGATTTCCGATGAGCTTGCTAGCTCTGCCTTAGAAAGTGTTAAGCCGATATTTATTGAACTAGAGTCCTATTTAAATCGATTGGTTGAGGGTGACGCGGCTGATAGTAGTGATAACTTGGTATCGACTTTTCAATCACAGGTTGCTAATAAGTTGCGGGATATGCTTCAGTTATTTAAGCAGGATGATACTGCTGGCTCAAGACGAGAGCTTGAAAACATTTGCTCAGATTTATTGACTATTGGAAACAATTTAAACTTGCATAACTGGTCTCAGCTAATTCTGACCTCAAAAGCGGCGATCGCCTTTGAGGATAATTCCTACCGAGTACTTGCCCCAGTTATTATTAAAGATACAAAATATGCACAGGATTTAGTATTGCAAGGCAAAGATAGTGATATTACTATCTCTCCAGAACTTCAAGCTTTAATTCCAACTACAGCCCCGATCGCATCCTTTAATGATGATGATGACATCACTGTATTTATGGATAACATATCAGACTTTGATTCATCTGATGTTTCTATGGATGACCTATTCAGTGATGCTGGATTGGAATATAGTAACGAAAGCAATTCGGATTTTGATGATCTATCAGATTTATTTGAAAGTGTGTCAGCGATCGCAGATGAAGAAACAGGAGATCTTTCCATAACCGAGACTGAAACAATTAATAGCCCAGAAAGCTCGGCTGACTTTAATTTTGAAACATTTAATTTGTCTTCTGACATACCACAAGATGCTGGATTTGAAGACTTAGGCTTAGAGGATTTATTACAGGATACAATTACCGACACTGCTGAAGTTTCTTTGCCTGAGCAGGATATTTCAACTGGCTTTTCCGATGACGATCTTGGGTTAGAGGATTTCTTTTCTGCCACCGATGAAAATAACTTAGAGTCTTTGCAATCCATTGATGCAGGGGCGTGGAGCGGAGACATTACAGAAAGCTCTGAACCCATCGATGATTTTATCAATGAGTTTTCGATGGTAACTGAGGCAACCGAAGCGGGTGATAACGAAATAGTTACAGATCAAGCTTCTGAACTTAACCTTGACAACCTAGTTAGTGATGACAGCATTGAGGAGCCAGAAGAATCTGTAGACTTTGGTGAATTTGAACTCACAGCCGAAGAGCCAAGTATTACCAGTGCAGAATTCAGTAATGACAGCATTGAGGAGCCAGAAGAATCTGTAGACTTTAATGAATTTGAACTCACAATCGAAGAACCAAGCATTACCAGTGCAGAATTCAGTGATGACAGCATTGAGGAGCCAGAAGAATCTGTAGACTTTAATGAATTTGAACTCACAACCGAAGAACCAAGTATTACCAGTGCAGAAGTTAGTAATGACGGCATTGAGGAGCCAGAAGAATCTGTAGACTTTAATGAATTTGAACTCACAATCGAACAACCAAGTATTACCAGTGCAGAAGTTAGTAATGACAGCATTGAGGAGCCAGAAGAATCTGTAGACTTTAATGAATTTGAACTCACAATCGAAGAACCAAGCATTACCAGTGCAGAATTCAGTGATGACAGCATTGAGGAGCCAGAAGAATCTGTAGACTTTAATGAATTTGAACTCACAACCGAAGAACCAAGCATTACCAGTGCAGAATTCAGTAATGTTGATTTAGCTGAGCCTACTACTGAAATTACTTCTACTAGTGAGCTTGATGAGTTAGAAATAATCTCTGCTGAGCCAATTCAAGAATCAGTATCCGAGTCAAGTCCTATTAGTTTTGATGAGTTGGAAACCTTAATTGAGACTCCACCTCCTGTTCCGGTTAAAAAAGCAGCTAATGATGACTTTGATGACCTAGAAGCACTACTACGAGATTCTGGCGAAGCAGGGGGAATTGGGGTAAAAGTCTCGAAACGTCCTGTAGCTGCGAAGAGGCAAACAAGCAAGATCATATCTCAGACGATGAAAGTTGACGTTAAACACCTTGATAGTTTGAATAACTTGGTAGGTGAGCTTGTGGTCAATCGTAATTTGTTGGATCAAGATCAAGAAAAGATGCAGCAGTTTCTAGCTAATTTACTCACCCAAGTACAGCTTTTGAGTGATGCCTCCCAAAAAATGAGAGATCAATATGACCGATCTTTGCTTGAAAGTTCACTGGTTGCTACTCGTGAACAAAGTAGAGTATCTACCGCATTAATGCAAAGTCGGTTAGACAGTGACTCAAGATCAAGAAGTACATCTACTGATTTCGACTCGATTGAACTTGACCGATTTAGTGATTTTCATGCTCTGTCTCAAGAAATTATTGAGTTGATTGTACGAGTTCGGGAATCAGCTTCAGACATTGAGTTCGTTGTTGGTGAAACTGAACAAGTTACTCGTCAGTTGGGAGTAATTACCAACCAAGTTCAAGATGATCTAAAGCAATCTCGGATGGTTCCATTTGCTCAAATTGCCGATCGCTTACCTAGGGCAGTTAGAGATTTAGCGATTAAAACTGGGAAAGAAGCAGATATAGATATTAGGGGACGGGAAACTCTGATTGATAAGGCTATTCTGGAGCAGTTATACGATCCAATGACCCACCTAGTTAGCAATGCCATCGTGCATGGACTAGAGGATGTTAATACTAGACTTAGTGCGGGCAAATCAGCAAAGGGCATGATTACGGTGCGTGCCTATCATCAGGGCAATCAAACTATTATTTCAGTTAGTGATGATGGGGCTGGAATTGATATAGAGAGAGTAAAACGTAGTGCTGTTGCTAAAGGAGTTAGAACAGAAGAAGAAGTTAATCATTTGACTGATGATGAGGTTTTTGAGCTATTATTTGAAGCTGGATTCAGTACCAAGAGTCAAGCTGATGAATTTGCAGGACGAGGGGTTGGATTAGATGTGGTCAACTCTGCCTTAAATGATATTAGAGGCTCGATCTTTACGGAATCCATCCTAGGGCAGGGAACTACTTTTACTATTAGATTACCTCTAACCTTAAGTATCTCTAAGGCAATGTTATGTGTTAGCAATCGCACAAGAATTGCTTTCCCTGTAGATGGATTTGAGGATATGGTTGAAGTGCCTCAAAATCAAATATTTACGAACCCTCAAGGACAATCCTGCTTAACATGGCGCAATACAACTCTGCCTTTTCAGCCCCTTTCTGATTTACTGACCTATACAAGACAGGTTAGCCGTAGCAGCATCTATAACAAGCTAGAGGATGACGTTATATCGATCATTGTTTTGCGTAATGACACAGGATACTTGGCGTTACAGGTTGATCAGTTCCTTGGCGAAGGTGAAATTGTAATTAAGCAGTTAGAAGGACCAATCCCCAAACCAGTTGGTATTGCTGGGGCAACTATTTTAGGGGATGGTCGAGTTATGGCGATCGCCAACGTGCTAGAGCTATTTGATATTGCCAGTGGTAGGCTTAAACCTTCCTATGCTGCACCAGAAGCTCCAGTTCCTGATGCGGATGAAACTACTGATCCTACGGTACTAATTGTGGATGACTCAATTACGGTAAGAGAATTACTGTCTCTAACCTTTAGTAAGGTAGGCTATAGAGTTGAGCAAGCGAAAGATGGTAAAGACGCATGGGAAAAACTCCGCGCGGGTATGCAGTGCAACCTGATCTTCTGCGATATTGAGATGCCAAGAATGGATGGATTGGAACTGCTCTCTCGATTACAAAAAGATGAGTTTCTGTCCAAAATTCCAGTGGCTATGTTGACATCCCGTGGTACAGATCGCCACCGCAATGCTGCTAAGGAGTTAGGAGCAAAGGGTTACTTTACCAAACCCTATCTGGAAGAAGAAGTCATCACAGCTTCTAAGCGTCTATTAAAGGGTGAAGCTTTAGTTTAG
- a CDS encoding HAMP domain-containing methyl-accepting chemotaxis protein, with protein MAPSIQNQKDYEKASLAYMQGDYENAAAMTEKLVKESPDNATYRLLNGHINLVLEKYQSAVDDYQIVLQLTNDMAIIENANWGMETAVDRLRQDEEDDTEEQPSYSYSDNSEKFPEPNQAFNEFADNFPDDEIDDPFSLGQDEFITQATSIQSSPRTSSQANPTKLEIEAAESSLGDTYAGESRVEFNSFDNSDDFTFNSLTLDEANQYDLDQDIDYSDITEAVIAEPKTAQSVDKDDNNLVFINEFDDFDNLSDVSGFPGAFDDSEATQMVTGGEVSGFNVGAKPLPKNQLDIKESSKTFSSSTGSPKTPIAISAPIDNGKKGVFSFFDNMPLKSKSLFISFLSGLAAVSAITFVATSAVTDLITKEDQPSIPKQEVISRVTKFSLTMALAAGLSSSIITLLISLRALGLVKRTTDNLQTQFELVIKGDMNPRAVIYSADEFGKLAASFNQMIQSILNSTLEAQRKAEEQEQSKEDLQRQVIRLLDDVEGAARGDLTVQAEVTADVLGAVADSFNLTIQNLREIVQQVKLAARQVSEGSKENESFARSLSSDALRQAEELSVTLNSVQVMTESIQRVAENAREAEQVAKLASQTALKGGEAVERTVSGILDIRETVAETTRKVKRLGESSQEISKIVGLISAISSRTNLLALNSSIEAARAGDAGRGFAIVADEVRQLADRAAKASKEIEKIVLQIQSDTGSLQQAMDKGTQQVIDGTKRAEQAKQSLVDIIQVSQRIDGLVRSITEDTIKQTETSRTVAQVMQSVELTAQETSQESQRVSASLQNLVGVARSLQESVERFRVDSEYTTGGKA; from the coding sequence ATGGCACCTAGCATTCAAAACCAAAAAGATTACGAGAAAGCGTCTTTAGCATATATGCAAGGTGACTATGAAAATGCGGCAGCAATGACAGAAAAGTTGGTTAAAGAATCACCTGATAATGCAACTTATCGCTTACTCAATGGGCATATTAATTTGGTTTTGGAAAAGTACCAATCTGCAGTTGATGACTACCAAATAGTCCTACAGCTTACAAATGATATGGCAATCATCGAAAATGCCAACTGGGGAATGGAGACTGCAGTAGATAGACTAAGACAAGATGAGGAAGATGACACAGAAGAACAGCCATCTTACTCTTATTCAGATAACTCTGAAAAGTTTCCAGAGCCTAATCAAGCATTTAATGAATTTGCTGATAATTTTCCTGATGACGAGATTGACGATCCATTTTCCCTTGGGCAAGATGAATTTATTACCCAAGCAACTAGTATTCAGTCTAGTCCTCGCACTAGTTCTCAGGCTAACCCTACTAAGCTTGAGATCGAAGCAGCCGAATCATCACTTGGGGATACCTATGCTGGAGAATCTAGGGTTGAGTTTAATAGCTTTGATAACAGCGATGATTTTACCTTTAACAGCTTAACCCTCGACGAAGCAAATCAGTATGATCTTGATCAAGATATTGACTATTCAGATATTACTGAAGCAGTGATTGCAGAACCTAAAACTGCCCAATCAGTTGATAAAGACGATAATAATCTTGTATTTATCAATGAATTTGACGACTTTGACAACCTATCTGATGTTTCTGGTTTCCCTGGTGCATTTGATGACTCTGAAGCTACCCAGATGGTAACAGGTGGAGAGGTTAGTGGCTTTAATGTCGGTGCTAAGCCTTTGCCTAAGAACCAGCTGGATATTAAGGAATCATCAAAAACGTTTAGTTCAAGTACTGGTTCTCCAAAAACTCCCATTGCAATCTCTGCTCCTATTGATAATGGTAAAAAAGGTGTATTTTCTTTTTTTGATAATATGCCCCTAAAGAGTAAATCACTCTTTATTTCTTTCCTGTCAGGTCTGGCGGCGGTCTCTGCTATAACTTTTGTGGCGACTTCTGCAGTTACTGATTTGATCACCAAGGAAGACCAGCCATCTATTCCCAAACAGGAAGTTATCTCTAGGGTTACTAAGTTTAGCCTAACAATGGCTTTAGCAGCCGGATTAAGCAGTAGTATAATTACCCTCTTAATTAGCCTCAGAGCCTTAGGATTAGTTAAACGAACCACTGATAACCTACAAACCCAATTTGAATTGGTAATCAAGGGTGATATGAATCCAAGAGCAGTAATTTATTCCGCTGATGAGTTTGGTAAGTTGGCAGCTAGTTTTAATCAGATGATTCAATCTATATTGAATAGTACCCTTGAAGCACAACGTAAAGCCGAAGAGCAAGAACAGTCAAAAGAAGACTTACAGCGTCAGGTAATTAGATTGCTAGATGATGTAGAAGGTGCTGCTAGAGGAGATTTAACTGTACAGGCAGAGGTAACTGCGGACGTATTAGGTGCAGTAGCTGATTCATTTAACTTAACTATTCAAAACCTAAGAGAAATTGTTCAACAGGTAAAATTGGCAGCACGACAGGTTAGCGAGGGTTCTAAAGAAAATGAAAGCTTTGCTCGGAGTTTATCCTCCGATGCGCTGCGTCAAGCCGAAGAATTAAGTGTCACCTTGAATTCAGTTCAGGTAATGACGGAGTCAATTCAACGGGTGGCAGAAAATGCTAGAGAGGCAGAGCAAGTTGCAAAATTGGCTTCTCAAACTGCACTCAAGGGTGGAGAGGCTGTAGAAAGGACGGTGTCAGGTATTCTGGATATTAGAGAAACAGTTGCGGAAACAACTCGTAAGGTAAAACGACTGGGTGAGTCATCTCAGGAAATCTCTAAGATTGTAGGACTTATTTCTGCCATCTCTTCTCGGACTAACCTATTAGCATTAAACTCTAGTATTGAGGCTGCTAGGGCTGGAGATGCTGGCAGGGGGTTTGCGATTGTTGCAGATGAAGTTAGGCAACTTGCAGATAGAGCAGCTAAGGCTTCTAAGGAAATTGAAAAAATCGTACTACAAATTCAAAGTGATACGGGTTCATTGCAGCAGGCTATGGATAAAGGTACACAACAGGTTATTGATGGTACTAAGCGGGCAGAGCAAGCAAAACAATCACTGGTTGATATTATTCAGGTGTCACAGAGAATTGATGGATTAGTAAGATCAATCACGGAAGATACTATCAAGCAAACCGAAACCTCAAGAACTGTGGCGCAGGTAATGCAATCAGTTGAGCTTACAGCCCAAGAGACTTCTCAGGAGTCACAAAGGGTGTCTGCTTCACTTCAAAATCTTGTGGGTGTTGCTCGGAGCTTACAAGAGTCTGTGGAACGTTTCCGAGTTGACTCTGAATACACAACTGGAGGCAAGGCTTAA
- a CDS encoding chemotaxis protein CheW, which yields MVENSELEIDQDQKPPFQEVEAPEEVEVKVPEGELHLRFFVGSGIEFALPAVGIKEVLEYSPDRINPMPNVSSMLLGTINLRGRVVWVGDLGQLLGESTPLSIDRNDVSIIAVEDQGLILGLAIEKIGVIAWLDPDELKATKTLPDSMAPFIKGEWIIDNGNHSLKLLDQVSILRSARWAS from the coding sequence ATGGTAGAAAATTCAGAACTAGAGATCGATCAAGACCAAAAACCGCCATTTCAGGAAGTTGAGGCTCCAGAAGAAGTTGAAGTTAAAGTTCCAGAAGGAGAGTTACACTTACGATTTTTTGTGGGTTCTGGTATCGAATTTGCTCTGCCCGCCGTAGGAATCAAGGAAGTATTGGAATACTCTCCAGATCGAATTAATCCCATGCCTAACGTTTCTTCAATGCTTCTAGGCACAATTAATTTAAGAGGTAGAGTAGTTTGGGTTGGTGATCTGGGACAACTCCTAGGCGAATCAACCCCTCTTAGCATTGATCGTAATGATGTTTCAATTATTGCTGTAGAAGATCAAGGTTTAATTCTGGGCTTAGCCATAGAGAAAATTGGAGTTATAGCATGGCTTGATCCAGACGAGCTTAAAGCTACTAAAACTCTCCCTGACAGCATGGCACCTTTTATTAAAGGAGAATGGATTATAGATAATGGCAATCACTCCCTTAAACTTTTAGACCAAGTTAGCATTTTACGCTCAGCACGTTGGGCATCTTAA